The stretch of DNA AAAGACAAGCCTCGATATTTAATGGGTGTTGGTACACCAATAAATTTATTAGAAAATATTGCTCTTGGAATTGACATGTTCGATTGCGTTATGCCAACTCGAAATGGCAGAAATGGCATGTTGTTTACATATGATGGGATAATCAATATAAAGAATGCCAAATGGAAGAATGATCACTCTGACATAGATACTGCAGCAATAACGTACGTAGATACGACTTACAGTAAAGCGTATTTATATCATTTAATTAACTCAAGAGAAATGCTAGGCGCTCAAATAGCATCTATCCATAATCTTGGTTTTTATACAGATCTACTAAAAAAAGCCAAAGAGAATATTGAAAATGGCACGTTCGTTACGTGGAAAAACAAAATGGTTAAAGTTTTAGGAA from Flavobacteriales bacterium encodes:
- a CDS encoding tRNA-guanine transglycosylase, whose amino-acid sequence is KDKPRYLMGVGTPINLLENIALGIDMFDCVMPTRNGRNGMLFTYDGIINIKNAKWKNDHSDIDTAAITYVDTTYSKAYLYHLINSREMLGAQIASIHNLGFYTDLLKKAKENIENGTFVTWKNKMVKVLGTRL